The stretch of DNA GGCCTATTACAACGACGTAGCACAACGCAGCGATCTGGTGGAACGTATCCTCGGCACCGCTGCCCGCCTATTCGAAGCCGCCGCAGAGCGCCGCGCACAGCAGCGCATCTACCGCACGACTTTGACCGAGCTGAACGCGCTGTCCAACCGTGAACTGGCTGATCTTGGCCTGCATCGGTCGGAACTCAAGCGGGTGGCTTGGGAGTCCGCGCAAGACGTGGCAGCCTGAAGACGAATACACGAGATCAGATGTTCCTCTCCTCCTCCCTGGGGCATCTGAAATTGGCGGCGGCGCCGACCTCCTCCCTGGCGCCGCCGCACTTTGAACACAGCGATACATCGCGCCCCGGTCCTCCTCCTCCCTGACCGACGCGATGTTGCAAGAGCGGCGGCATTCACCTCCTCCCGAATGTCGCCGCACGAATACCGCACCAA from Tateyamaria omphalii encodes:
- a CDS encoding DUF1127 domain-containing protein; this translates as MAYYNDVAQRSDLVERILGTAARLFEAAAERRAQQRIYRTTLTELNALSNRELADLGLHRSELKRVAWESAQDVAA